From the Musa acuminata AAA Group cultivar baxijiao chromosome BXJ3-7, Cavendish_Baxijiao_AAA, whole genome shotgun sequence genome, one window contains:
- the LOC103973541 gene encoding receptor-like protein EIX2, which translates to MLPESRTAVAEALKGEGQELVDGPARGSRADLTDLEQRVSDGALAAMKGGKMMMQQQLPWPDVKLMVEEISSAMQLRISLFYQRKSLCYHFLFNISNLNSIDLSFNQFQGPISGFGNLASLQILDLSHNGISADISNFDKQLSGCVRNSLQVLNLANNALGGAVPDWIGELRNLKSLHLEDNLLCCLIPPSLGTLSSLSFLYLGNMLQGPIPESFGQLSELIVLDVGFNQLSGIVSDVHFSNVTKLEALLLSSNSLVLRFSSSWLPQFQLKNIHLGSCVLGPQFPAWLRTQRMFSTMDMSDANISAAVPDWFWNSSSRVYYFNLSHNHIRGVIPDTFTFKNAAIIDLQSNQFHGSLPRIGNGVRYLYLSDNSFSGDLRPILNNVTDLWSVSLSRNHISGTIPSSICEMQMLEVLDLSSNLLSGEIPRCSKVTTGLGFFSVLNLANNNLSGTIPQWIGTESFLGSLHLNNNSLHGGIPSLEKCTYLYILDLGENSLKGSIPPWIGESLTHLKMLRLRSNMLGGIIPDQLGLLSELQVLDLAGNNFAGTVPHWIANLSAMVSTDKRITEFFVTTASGNTVDYVGIELTAIYQESLLVTIKGRDLEYSNTLSLVMSTDLSANDLHGQIPDSITDLVGLQSLNLSGNSLKGSIPRKIGNLQQLESLDLSKNLLDGEIPSSISALNYLSYLNLSYNKLSGRIPVGNQMQTLTDPTIYAGNPDLCGTPLTKKCTGDEVPGSDEPVLDTRNSDESETLWCFIGMMIGFVVGFWTFWGILSLKKAWRISYFRLVDKISFSGLYYWVRSRQK; encoded by the exons ATGTTGCCGGAGTCAAGGACAGCGGTGGCGGAGGCGTTGAAGGGAGAAGGCCAGGAGCTGGTCGATGGACCAGCACGCGGAAGCAGAGCAGATCTGACAGATCTGGAGCAGAGGGTCAGTGACGGGGCACTGGCGGCGATGAAAGGTGGGAAGATGATGATGCAGCAGCAGCTTCCATGGCCTGACGTGAAGCTGATGG tcgaggaaatctcatctgctatgcagttgagaatatctctcttttatcagagaaaatctctctgttatcacttCCTGTTCAACATCAGCAATCTCAATAGTATCGATCTCTCCTTCAACCAGTTCCAAGGCCCGATCTCTGGCTTTGGGAATTTGGCTTCCCTTCAG ATTCTAGACCTGTCACATAATGGGATCAGTGCAGACATCTCGAATTTTGACAAGCAGTTGTCTGGATGTGTCAGAAACAGCTTGCAGGTATTAAATCTGGCGAACAATGCTCTAGGTGGTGCAGTTCCTGATTGGATTGGGGAGCTCAGGAATTTGAAGTCTCTGCATCTTGAGGACAACTTGCTCTGTTGTCTCATTCCTCCATCTCTTGGAACCCTGTCGTCACTGAGCTTCCTCTACCTAGGCAACATGTTACAGGGGCCAATTCCTGAATCTTTCGGGCAGCTCTCGGAGCTAATCGTGTTGGATGTCGGCTTCAATCAACTCTCTGGCATCGTCTCCGATGTGCACTTCAGCAACGTAACAAAGTTAGAAGCTCTGCTCCTGTCTTCGAACTCGCTGGTTCTCAGATTCAGCTCTAGTTGGCTTCCTCAGTTCCAGCTCAAGAACATTCACCTGGGCTCCTGTGTTCTGGGACCGCAGTTCCCGGCATGGCTGCGGACGCAGAGGATGTTCTCGACGATGGACATGTCCGACGCCAACATTTCTGCAGCCGTGCCAGATTGGTTTTGGAACTCATCATCACGAGTCTACTATTTTAATCTCTCGCATAATCATATACGAGGCGTCATTCCCGACACCTTCACGTTTAAGAACGCCGCCATCATCGATCTCCAGTCGAACCAATTCCATGGCTCACTACCTCGCATTGGCAATGGGGTGCGTTACCTCTATCTTTCAGACAATTCCTTCTCCGGAGATCTTCGTCCAATACTCAATAACGTGACTGATTTGTGGAGCGTTTCGCTTTCGCGAAACCATATTTCTGGTACGATTCCATCGTCCATCTGTGAGATGCAGATGTTGGAAGTGCTCGACTTATCGAGTAATCTCTTATCAGGAGAAATCCCTCGCTGCTCGAAAGTCACTACAGGATTAGGATTCTTTTCTGTCCTTAATCTTGCGAACAACAACTTATCGGGAACGATTCCTCAATGGATTGGCACGGAGAGCTTCCTGGGATCCTTGCACTTGAACAACAACAGTCTTCATGGGGGTATACCTTCTTTGGAGAAATGCACTTACCTGTACATCCTTGATCTTGGAGAGAACAGCTTGAAGGGAAGCATTCCACCATGGATCGGAGAAAGCCTAACACATCTTAAGATGCTTCGTCTTCGATCGAACATGCTCGGTGGAATTATTCCAGATCAATTAGGACTACTCTCCGAACTTCAAGTGTTGGATCTTGCAGGGAACAATTTTGCAGGAACAGTTCCTCACTGGATTGCCAATCTAAGTGCCATGGTCTCAACAGATAAGCGTATCACTGAGTTCTTCGTTACGACTGCTTCAGGTAACACAGTGGACTACGTAGGGATCGAGCTGACGGCAATATATCAAGAGAGCTTGTTGGTGACCATCAAAGGAAGAGACCTAGAATACAGCAACACACTTTCTTTGGTGATGTCCACGGACCTGTCTGCAAACGATCTACATGGACAAATCCCGGATAGCATCACAGATCTTGTTGGGTTGCAGAGCTTAAACTTATCAGGTAACAGTTTGAAAGGAAGTATTCCAAGGAAGATTGGCAACCTGCAACAGCTAGAATCTCTTGATCTCTCGAAGAACCTACTCGATGGGGAGATCCCATCGAGCATTTCTGCGTTGAATTATCTGAGCTACTTGAACCTGTCATATAACAAACTATCAGGGAGGATTCCGGTGGGCAACCAGATGCAGACTCTTACAGATCCAACCATATATGCCGGCAACCCTGATCTCTGTGGAACACCATTGACGAAGAAGTGCACAGGGGATGAAGTACCAGGATCTGATGAACCAGTGTTGGATACAAGAAACAGTGATGAGTCTGAGACTCTATGGTGTTTCATTGGCATGATGATAGGATTTGTGGTTGGATTCTGGACATTTTGGGGCATCCTGTCGTTGAAGAAGGCTTGGAGGATTTCGTACTTTCGCTTGGTTGATAAGATATCTTTCTCGGGGCTTTACTATTGGGTGAGAAGCCGACAAAAATGA
- the LOC135642899 gene encoding receptor-like protein EIX1, which yields MGIIHSAAAAGDSSARCKGNERAALLKLKQGLIDPSGRLSSWAGDDCCRWRGVRCSNRTGHVIQLRLRNPSPSPDDDDNFLSGEISPSLPELKHLSYLDLSRNRFDGASIPRFIGSLTSLRYLNLSDATFGGTILHQLGNLSRLQYLDLHWLSFPPRPLVVDNFHRISRLSSLRYLDMSAINISAAGDLFDEVTKLPKLSVLRLFNCQLLRLPNTLPPSANFTSFTTLDLSSNYLGPLLLVERENEE from the coding sequence ATGGGAATCATCCATTCTGCCGCGGCAGCAGGCGACTCCAGCGCTCGTTGCAAAGGGAATGAAAGGGCAGCTCTTCTCAAGCTCAAGCAAGGCCTGATCGATCCCAGCGGCCGGCTGTCTTCCTGGGCGGGTGACGACTGCTGCAGATGGCGAGGCGTTCGCTGCAGCAACCGCACCGGCCATGTCATCCAGCTCCGACTGCGCAACCCCTCACCCTCACCTGACGACGACGACAACTTCTTGTCCGGGGAGATCAGTCCTTCTCTGCCCGAGCTGAAGCACTTGAGCTACCTGGACTTGAGCAGAAACAGATTCGATGGAGCAAGCATCCCACGCTTCATCGGCTCGCTGACGAGCTTGCGGTACCTGAACCTCTCCGACGCAACCTTCGGCGGCACGATTCTACATCAGCTCGGCAACCTTTCTCGCCTGCAGTACCTTGATCTCCACTGGCTCTCCTTCCCTCCTCGTCCTCTCGTCGTCGATAACTTCCACCGGATCTCTCGTCTCTCCTCCTTGAGGTACCTCGACATGTCCGCCATTAACATTTCGGCAGCAGGCGATTTGTTCGACGAAGTAACCAAGCTCCCGAAGTTGTCAGTGCTGCGCCTTTTCAATTGCCAGCTACTTCGCCTTCCTAATACTCTTCCTCCATCTGCTAACTTCACATCATTTACAACCCTGGATCTTAGCTCAAATTATTTGGGTCCTCTACTCCTGGTAGAACGAGAGAacgaagaatga